The region GGATACGCCAGGATGGCTGAGGGTAAGGGGAATATAGAAAATTTCTCCCTAAGCAAAAAATCATAAATTTGCCTAGCCTTTATTAAAATCCAAAGCCAACACTCTAAAATTTTTACTTAAAAGATAAAATTCATGTTATTGCGGTCAATGAAAGGTTCTTTTATCTGTCTAAAAATAAATTTAAAATGATAGGCTTTTGAGTAGCTCTTTATGCAAACATATACTTATGCTTAATAAAGAGCATGTTTATAAAGAAAGGACTGGCGATAAGGATTAATACACTTTTAACCCATCTAAACAAAGATTATTTAGACCGTATAATTAAAAGACTAACAACGGGCATTATTTGATCAATTATTTAGGAAAGATTTTAAAGCCTGGGTATTGTTAGATAGCTGATCGTACTAGCTAAAGCAGCTCCTACCAGCACATCGTAAGGCCAGTGAGCTTTTATAAGCGCGCGGCCGATTGCTACTCTTATAGCGGCAAGATAGGAAAACGCAACAGCTGGGGAGAGGATAGAATGGCCATATCTTACGATCAAAAAGGCAGGGCCTAAAAAAGCTGCAGCTGTGTTGTCTGAGGGAAAAAAGCGATTGCTTCCCGTCGGCCGTTCTTCAGGAACGCTTCTTTTTAAAATTTCTAAACAAATCTGGGTAATGAGGGTGGAAAGAGCCAGCCAGCCAAAACTTTTGCAATCTTTTTGGAGGAGAGCATAGCTGCCTGAAATAACTTAAAGGGTTACCTCGCCGATATCAGTATAAGCTGCAATCTATGAACGTTGGCAGGGATTAATAGTTGGAAGGTAAGAACTAAGCATATTTGGTTGAGCTCCACCTGCTGGCTTAAAGTATTCTATGTTTGGATAAACATTCAGCTAAAAATTCCTTAAGTTAAAGATGGCTGGAGATTTTTTTAACTTTTAGCTTGGCTAGGGTAGCATCTATGAAATTTTGTAAAGAAAAAGAATAAGGTAAAAAAATCTTTTCTATCTTAAGTGATTACAGCTGCTATGAAAAGTGGGTCATACTTTTCTCTGTTCTAGCAAAGGCTTTTTTCGTGGAAAATTTTTAATCTACGAATGAACGAGTGCTAGAAAAAGCTTATTACTTGCTTCTTATTTAAATAAGCGATTAGAAATAGGAGTAATCGATCTGCTCGTCTTTGCGCGGCCCCTTTATTCTCCAGGCTAACTGGAAGCCAAAGGGTTCAAAATAAACCTTACCGGAATAGATATCTTGCTTACAAAAGTAGGAATTTAAAGAGGATAAAAGGTGTGGATTAGAAGGAACTAAATGAAGGAGGAAGATTGGCCGGCTTGCTCCTTGCCGCAAATGTTCTAAAGAGATTCTGCAAGCTTTAAGGTCTAATCCCCATTGATATACATTGTAAAAATTAAACTGCATTCCTTGCTGATTATGCCACGTTCCTCTTTCATCAAAGATTAATAGAGTATGACTTTGCTTTGTTACTTTCACTTCCCCTCGTCCTTGCCCATTCCATCCTTTTTCATCGTTTGAGTACGTTTGAGAAATAAATGTGAGCTTTGTAATGCTCTTCAATTTTTTCCAAAATGCCAAAAGTATCTGATGGTTTTGCTCTTGAGTTATAAATGCCATTAGAAAAAATTTACTCCTTTTGCTTTTCCTGTCCACAAACATGTGTGTGGCAAAAGCGTTAAATAATTTATCTAAAAACAACAGAGATAGATATTTCAAAATCCTAGGAAAGTTTAAGTGTGACATATACACAGTTTCATTAGCAAGCAATCCTCTTAAGGATTTTTATGTTGACCCTTAAGATACTTCAAAAATTGGATGAGCTAAAAAGTTTAAGCTTTCTTTTAGAGGATTGAATTTTGATGGGTTCGAAATACATTTTGCGGCCACATCCTACTTTTATTTTCTCTTGCTAAGAGGCAGCAGAGCTCTTTTCTTAGATATTTTATTCGTTTAGCATATAAGAGATTTTTTAAAATGGCTTTTAAAAGTTTTTTATTGTAGCTAGGTAGAAAGATCCTCAAACTGATAAATAACTAGATTATATAAGCTTACATCTTCTAAACTTTTAGCTAAGCAATTAGCTGCTTTTTAATTGTTTTAAAGCAATATGAGAGGTAAAAATGCAGATTTTTCCTGATTCCGCACCCAATCCTCAATCCAAGAAAGAGCAAATTATTGCTTTATTTTTAAAGGGGGTTACCGAGGTGGATGAGATTGCCCGTTTAACAGGAGCTAGGCCGACCTATATAGGTTCTTTGTTGCAAAAAGAAGGGTTAATTAAAGGATATTTTGATTTATATACTTCTAGCCAGTTCTTCATGAATGCTTATTCAAAGAACTTTGCCAATCGGCTAGGCTTTAAAGATTCCCTAGCTGTTCAAAAAAGTCTTAGAGTGCTTACCCGCAATTATAATAAGTTCAAAAAGAGTGGAGATCGCGCTGGACAGCACCATACCTTAATCATGGCACTTACCATGTTCAACCGCGCCCGTTGGATGGGGAAAAATCAAGAAGCAGAAGCTTTTAGCCAATGGCTTATTGAGCATTTAAGCCTAGAAAAATAGCTTTGCCTGCAAGCTTTCTTCCACATTTTA is a window of Neochlamydia sp. AcF84 DNA encoding:
- a CDS encoding phosphatase PAP2 family protein translates to MSGSYALLQKDCKSFGWLALSTLITQICLEILKRSVPEERPTGSNRFFPSDNTAAAFLGPAFLIVRYGHSILSPAVAFSYLAAIRVAIGRALIKAHWPYDVLVGAALASTISYLTIPRL
- a CDS encoding DUF6314 family protein; protein product: MAFITQEQNHQILLAFWKKLKSITKLTFISQTYSNDEKGWNGQGRGEVKVTKQSHTLLIFDERGTWHNQQGMQFNFYNVYQWGLDLKACRISLEHLRQGASRPIFLLHLVPSNPHLLSSLNSYFCKQDIYSGKVYFEPFGFQLAWRIKGPRKDEQIDYSYF